From Megalops cyprinoides isolate fMegCyp1 chromosome 18, fMegCyp1.pri, whole genome shotgun sequence, one genomic window encodes:
- the cfap97 gene encoding cilia- and flagella-associated protein 97 encodes MYSPKELEGEVDHSFFDSDCDEHGNDRGDNSRRINGANNNTSKQVEDEVTEFGDIPFIKEKKGNGSLNDDRSRPSSSSSLLSFEEQSEADSRRSDGNPSSHFQITTKIPTGLSDEEKGKDDGEDEDGYRQSEEDSEEDLVQRPPRCKVVHHGLPRKSSGKFKSGKYSPPSSSKSETSYSSEESSASDFSPQRTPAGSQPGSSPPHRAKLGALARRERPRVPEEESEDTVTDVTPLSTPDISPIQSFELALGKDGERESVIVRQHNVRGGLCVGHAHDVESVSEAFMKLEKKLERELVLESPTRRFRKNYSFSNDEVVRIDRENQRLLRELSRRTPRPKSAALRKPSSPPVRLYHSALNRQREQQRIERENMAFLKRLEMAKPTTGMRRAEQLADYQRQARYLGAAPPSKLERSPTSRSSTAKSSRLCSASSLHRARPASSVSTTVSKPSRAAWP; translated from the exons ATGTACAGCCCTAAGGAACTTGAAGGAGAAGTGGATCATTCTTTCTTTGATAGTGATTGTGATGAACATGGAAACGACAGAGGAGATAACTCTAGACGTATCAATGGTGCAAACAATAATACATCAAAGCAAGTGGAAGATGAAGTTACAGAGTTTGGGGACATTCCGttcatcaaagaaaaaaagggtaATGGTTCTCTGAATGATGACCGTAGCCGACCTTCCAGCTCTTCTTCATTGCTCAGCTTTGAGGAGCAATCCGAAGCAGACAGCAGAAGGTCAGACGGCAATCCCAGCAGCCACTTCCAAATCACGACCAAAATCCCCACGGGCTTATCAGATGAGGAGAAGGGGAAGGACGATGGCGAGGACGAAGACGGCTACAGACAGAGCGAGGAGGACAGCGAGGAAGATCTGGTTCAGAGGCCTCCCAGGTGTAAAGTGGTGCATCACGGCCTTCCCAGGAAATCCAGCGGGAAGTTCAAGAGTGGGAAGTACAGCCCGCCCTCCTCGTCCAAGTCAGAGACTTCCTACAGCAGCGAGGAGAGCTCAGCCTCTGATTTTTCTCCCCAGAGGACCCCCGCCGGCTCACAGCCCGGTTCCTCCCCTCCGCACCGAGCCAAGCTGGGCGCGCTCGCCAGACGGGAGAGGCCGAGGGTCCCGGAGGAGGAGTCGGAGGACACGGTGACAGACGTGACCCCGCTGTCCACCCCCGACATCAGCCCCATACAGTCCTTCGAGCTAGCCCTGGGGAAGGATGGAGAGCGGGAGAGTGTGATTGTTAGACAGCATAATGTCAGAGGGGGCCTGTGTGTTGGACATGCCCATGATGTGGAATCAGTTTCTGAAG CTTTCATGAAGCTGGAGAAGAAGCTGGAGAGGGAACTGGTGCTCGAGAGCCCCACGCGGAGGTTCCGGAAGAACTACTCATTCAGCAACGACGAGGTGGTGCGCATCGACCGGGAGAACCAGCGGCTGCTGCGGGAGCTGTCCCGCCGGACGCCCCGGCCCAAAAGCGCCGCCTTGAGGAAGCCCAGCAGCCCGCCCGTACGCCTCTACCACAGCGCGCTCAACCGGCAGCGCGAGCAGCAGAGGATCGAGAGGGAGAACATG GCCTTCCTGAAGAGGCTGGAGATGGCGAAGCCCACAACTGGCATGAGGAGGGCAGAGCAGCTGGCAGACTACCAACGGCAGGCCAGATATCTTGGAGCAGCACCCCCCTCCAAATTAGAGAGGTCCCCTACCAGCAGGAGCTCAACAG CTAAGAGCTCCAGACTGTGCAGTGCCTCCAGCCTCCACAGAGCCAGACCAGCATCCAGCGTGTCCACCACAGTATCCAAGCCCAGCAGGGCTGCCTGGCCTTGA